aagttgtgtagaccgcgctctgtctaccctcattcgtgcgcgtcggctgcaTAATGCGTTCGCTTTAAAGGCAATcacggtcgatataagtctagtattaattttctttattggacctaaaattttttttggttGTGTATACCTAAGTTTAGGCCGTGTGTGTATAGTTGTATACTATTTTTCTGCTCTACGGAGCCGGAAAGCGGCAATGTCGTATGGCACAGCGGGCCTAAAGTTGACGCTTTTCGGCCGGGGGACAGAAAAAATCATTGTAAGCTGTATCCgtttaaatagtttatttgtattacaGTGTATTCAGACGGCAGCGCCGCCCGCGCCAGGGAACAGCTCGCGATGGGTTGTTTCGTGGTGCTCGAGCGCCTCCGCGGCGACGCGACTATTCACAGTGGAGACAAACCATACCACTGCGAACACTGTGGCAAGCAATTCAGAAACATGTCATTTTTAAAGAGACACATAGAAAATAAACACTTGTTAATCGGACCAAAACCATTTGCTTGTGATTTTTGTAGTTCTACGTTTCAAACCAAATTGCTTGTAATAGAACACGAGAAAAGCGAACACGGTGTTACaaactgtgattacaaatgcacgGACATATCAACCTTGCAAACAAATCGGACAATACATACCGGGGCGAAGCCATATAAATGTAGCGAGTGCGACTACAGCTGCAGGCGGAAAGGAAACGTGCTAAGACACCAGATGATACACACCGGAGAAAAGCCTTACACATGTGGTCAATGCGACTATAGCTGCAGGCGGAAAGGAAACTTGCTAGTACACCAGAGGTTACACAGCGGagaaaagccttacaaatgtagtcattgCGACTATAAGTGCAGTTCTAGATCAAGTCTAATAAATCACGAAATAAAACATACTGGCAGGAAGACTTTTGAATGTAGCttttgtgattacaaatgctGTTTTAAATCAAACTTACAAGTTCACCTTAGAATGCACACCGGCGAGAAGCCTTACGAATGTAGTGATTGCGACTATAAGTGCAGTAATAGTTCAGGTTTAATAGCACATCGAAGAACACATACTGGCGAGAAGCCTTTTACGTGCAGCTACTGTGGTTATAAATGCGGTCACAAATCACACTTAAAAGAACACCTGAAGATACAcactggggcgaagccatttcaatgtagccactgtgattacaaatgcactCAGAAATCAAAATTACAGATACACCAGATGATACACACTGGAGAAAAGCCTTTCAAATGTAGCCATTGTGATTACAGAGGTCGTGATAAATCAGTCCTACGAAAACACCAGAAGACGCATACAGAGACAAAGCCTATAAACGTAGCAACAGCGAGTACAAGTGTAGCCTGAAGCAGCACCTGCGAAGACACCAGACGATACACACGGAAGAGAAGCCTTATAGGGAAGGTTCGTGTTAGAGGGTATGCTGCCGTTTGACCAAATTCGGAAACTTAAACCTGATATTGTCACGTCAAGCCAATATCAGTTCCTACGTGCTCCCTTGCACGAAAGACTACACGATAaaatttgaatatatatggTGTGTTGTGCGAAGGATGTCCCGACAATCAACCCCGGtctgtcacggaggctgcgacAGCTGAAGAGGCCACAGCTCCGGCTACTAACTGACTGACCAAGCACCTATTAACCCTACGTGCTACAGATAGCCCCCTctgcagggcatgcatggaggcagaagagacagccaCCCACGTCATTCTCGAATGCCCAGGGGTGACAGAGTACCGGGCAGAACACCTCGGTTGGGGTCTCTCCCACaggtcgtcggcaacatcaagggtctgctagacttcttggaagagttgggttggcGAGAGTAGTGCCgacaacccatcacgcaaagtAGGCGCAAAAATATGACGTCGAGTTATGAATgatatgaatattgggttacataagTAGGTGTTTGAAGGAATTTGTTTCACCAAGATTCTACCTATACAGGTGTACATGCACTGTATATTGGCTTGATTCGCTACTAACagtagtaattaattaataatactaCTGTAACGCCCCTACCAccacacgctaacagatggcgctactagtaCCGTAAAGCACATAACGCGCGGGGCAGCGCAGCCGCTGCACCGATACCACTCCACTATGGATACTAGTTACGGCGCCCACCAATAAATAGATCTCGCTAACGACTGTGCAACGTAGAAGCATAACCCTCGGCCCACGGCCGATGATTATTTGAGGAGAAATGCAAGTAGGTTCTCGGTACTGCACGCTAAACACCTTCACCAATGCTGAAGTGTTGTAGTGTCTCTGCCGTGGAAAACTCCACTGGTCAAGCTTGCGCCTACCTCTGCTAGGCCTTGCTCGGCAAGCGAGTGCTAATATTGTAAAACCTCCAAGTTGGTAATACACGCGCTTAACGTAACGCAGATT
This DNA window, taken from Cydia strobilella chromosome 21, ilCydStro3.1, whole genome shotgun sequence, encodes the following:
- the LOC134750900 gene encoding zinc finger protein 660-like, with protein sequence MSLETAHVKEVEAVCVKTEPGEVCVKMELREVWVKMEPREVCVKTEPGEVCVKTEPGEVCVKTEPGDVGVKTEPGEVCVKMEPGEVCVKMEPREVCEEEERECKDSAGSSGVSAAAARAELHTDYDVKDQFVLGPEEWHRSKVHPQEVYSDGSAARAREQLAMGCFVVLERLRGDATIHSGDKPYHCEHCGKQFRNMSFLKRHIENKHLLIGPKPFACDFCSSTFQTKLLVIEHEKSEHGVTNCDYKCTDISTLQTNRTIHTGAKPYKCSECDYSCRRKGNVLRHQMIHTGEKPYTCGQCDYSCRRKGNLLVHQRLHSGEKPYKCSHCDYKCSSRSSLINHEIKHTGRKTFECSFCDYKCCFKSNLQVHLRMHTGEKPYECSDCDYKCSNSSGLIAHRRTHTGEKPFTCSYCGYKCGHKSHLKEHLKIHTGAKPFQCSHCDYKCTQKSKLQIHQMIHTGEKPFKCSHCDYRGRDKSVLRKHQKTHTETKPINVATASTSVA